The Triticum aestivum cultivar Chinese Spring chromosome 7B, IWGSC CS RefSeq v2.1, whole genome shotgun sequence genome window below encodes:
- the LOC123158967 gene encoding uncharacterized protein — MPDLDYYSRPSSFKILRTDDDSIGLAILECQKFQMWERKLGCDCVAGWMLQKTFQMNMILGLGPMGGGDNLMLGYDEDDHEIYVRTDIGVCIIQLETMQFRNLGEDNFTTTEYYPYKSFYTAVSDLSACERRVGGIPRPLAKDVSIMSPASRGVGVAGDVVAGALTGTVAEGDTLDKTHNRVQGIDTGLMPSRVLTQTRIDVIFKKEMETRSKLSKAWAKWFRSNGVPESKADCPHFRSAMKLTQQLGTRLPVPTGDELGDINLDAEEELS, encoded by the exons ATGCCGGATTTGGATTATTATAGCCGCCCGAGCAGCTTTAAGATCTTGCGGACAGATGATGACAGTATTGGCCTTGCAATCTTGGAGTGCCAAAAATTCCAAATGTGGGAGAGGAAGCTTGGTTGTGATTGTGTTGCTGGATGGATGCTGCAGAAGACCTTTCAAATGAACATGATCCTTGGTTTGGGGCCTATGGGAGGAGGGGATAATCTGATGTTGGGgtatgatgaagatgatcatgaaaTTTATGTAAGGACAGATATTGGTGTCTGCATCATCCAACTTGAGACAATGCAGTTCAGGAATCTTGGCGAAGATAATTTCACGACCACCGAATATTATCCCTACAAAAGTTTCTATACTGCAG TGAGTGACTTGTCAGCATGCGAAAGAAGAGTTGGTGGCATCCCCAGACCTCTAGCGAAGGATGTCAGCATCATGTCTCCTGCTTCAAGGGGAGTAGGAGTGGCAGGAGACGTTGTTGCAGGTGCCTTGACTGGAACCGTAGCGGAAGGAG ATACGTTAGACAAGACACACAACAGAGTTCAAGGAATCGATACAGGTCTTATGCCAAGCCGGGTACTGACACAAACTCGAATTGATGTAATATTCAAGAAAGAGATGGAGACAAGATCAAAACTCAGCAAAGCTTGGGCAAAATGGTTTCGCAGCAATGGTGTTCCAGAAAGTAAAGCAGACTGCCCACACTTCCGCAGCGCGATGAAGTTAACACAGCAGCTAGGTACCCGATTGCCTGTTCCTACAGGCGATGAGCTAGGTGACATAAATCTGGACGCCGAGGAAGAACTTTCTTAA